One region of Azoarcus sp. CIB genomic DNA includes:
- a CDS encoding acyl-CoA thioesterase, translated as MEQERKLVHTTRIPVRWGDMDYYGHVNNTVYFRYCEQARIEWIEQLGFRVDPNCGTGPVVINASCTFLLPVNYPATVIVKMYAGEPGRSSAMTWYELFVEGDERLYAEGASKVVWMDMGTNKSVPLPEGLRASL; from the coding sequence ATGGAACAGGAACGAAAGTTGGTCCATACCACCCGCATCCCGGTGCGCTGGGGCGACATGGATTACTACGGGCACGTCAATAACACCGTGTATTTCCGCTATTGCGAGCAGGCGCGCATTGAATGGATCGAACAGCTCGGATTCAGAGTAGATCCAAATTGCGGTACGGGGCCGGTCGTGATCAACGCCAGCTGCACCTTCCTGCTGCCGGTGAATTATCCGGCGACCGTGATCGTGAAGATGTATGCAGGCGAACCCGGCAGGAGCAGCGCGATGACCTGGTATGAGCTCTTCGTCGAGGGCGACGAGCGGCTCTATGCGGAAGGTGCGTCCAAGGTGGTGTGGATGGACATGGGCACGAACAAGTCGGTGCCGCTGCCGGAAGGACTGCGCGCTTCTCTCTGA
- a CDS encoding electron transfer flavoprotein-ubiquinone oxidoreductase, with protein MERESMEFDVLIVGGGPAGLAAAIRLKQLAAEKGSDISVCLIEKAAEIGAHILSGAVMDPRALNELIPDWKEQGAPLTTEVTEDRVIFLNETGGRKVPTGLLPDCFLNHGNYIVRLGNVAKWLGEQAEALGVEVYPGFAGAEILFDETGAVKGVATGDMGVTREGEQGPAYQPGMELHAKYTLFAEGCRGHLGKQLETKFNLRNGVDPQTYGIGLKELWEVPAERHEPGVVVHTTGWPLPSDTYGGGFVYHLEDNLVAIGYVVGLNYTNPHLSPFEEFQRYKTHPEIRKYLEGGKRLAYGARAIAAGGLQSQPKLVFPGGALIGDDAGFLNAARIKGSHAAIKSGMLAADAAFEALAAERQRDELSAFPEAFKNSWLFDELHKTRNFKPYMKKGLWMGSLLFGFDQKVLKGKAPWTLHNSSDHDKLKLASECPKIDYPKPDGVLTFDRLSSVFLSNTNHEEDQPCHLQLKDASVPIAVNLAKYDAPEQRYCPAGVYEIVRDESGSNPRLQINAQNCVHCKTCDIKDPTQNINWVVPQGGEGPIYQGM; from the coding sequence ATGGAACGCGAATCGATGGAATTCGACGTCCTGATCGTCGGCGGCGGCCCCGCGGGGTTGGCTGCGGCGATCAGGCTGAAGCAACTGGCGGCCGAAAAAGGCAGCGATATATCCGTCTGCCTGATCGAGAAGGCCGCCGAAATCGGCGCGCACATTCTCTCCGGAGCCGTGATGGACCCGCGCGCGCTGAACGAGCTGATCCCCGACTGGAAGGAACAGGGCGCGCCGCTGACCACCGAGGTCACTGAAGACCGCGTGATCTTCCTCAACGAAACGGGCGGGCGCAAGGTCCCCACCGGCCTTCTGCCGGACTGTTTCCTGAACCACGGCAACTACATCGTGCGCCTGGGCAACGTCGCCAAGTGGCTCGGCGAGCAGGCCGAAGCACTGGGCGTCGAGGTCTATCCGGGTTTTGCGGGGGCCGAGATCCTGTTCGACGAGACGGGCGCTGTGAAGGGTGTGGCGACCGGCGACATGGGCGTCACGCGCGAAGGCGAACAGGGCCCCGCCTACCAGCCGGGCATGGAACTGCACGCGAAATACACGCTGTTTGCCGAAGGCTGCCGCGGGCATCTGGGCAAGCAGCTCGAAACTAAGTTCAACCTCCGGAACGGCGTCGATCCGCAGACCTACGGCATCGGCCTGAAGGAGCTGTGGGAAGTCCCCGCCGAGCGTCATGAGCCGGGCGTGGTCGTGCACACCACCGGCTGGCCCCTGCCCTCCGACACCTACGGCGGCGGCTTCGTCTATCACCTCGAGGACAACCTCGTGGCGATCGGCTACGTCGTGGGCCTCAACTACACGAATCCGCACCTCTCGCCGTTCGAGGAGTTCCAGCGCTACAAGACGCATCCGGAGATCCGCAAGTACCTCGAAGGCGGCAAGCGTCTGGCCTACGGTGCGCGCGCGATCGCCGCCGGCGGCCTGCAGAGCCAGCCCAAGCTGGTGTTCCCGGGCGGCGCGCTCATCGGTGACGACGCGGGCTTCCTCAACGCCGCACGCATCAAGGGCAGCCACGCCGCGATCAAGAGCGGCATGCTGGCCGCGGACGCCGCGTTCGAAGCCCTCGCGGCAGAACGCCAGCGCGACGAGCTCTCGGCCTTCCCGGAAGCTTTCAAGAACAGCTGGCTGTTTGATGAGCTGCACAAGACGCGCAACTTCAAGCCCTACATGAAGAAGGGCCTGTGGATGGGGTCGCTCCTCTTCGGCTTCGACCAGAAGGTGCTCAAAGGCAAGGCGCCGTGGACGCTGCACAACAGCTCGGACCACGACAAGCTGAAGCTCGCGTCGGAGTGCCCGAAAATCGACTATCCGAAGCCCGACGGCGTGCTGACCTTCGACCGACTCTCCTCGGTGTTCCTGTCGAACACCAACCACGAGGAAGATCAGCCCTGTCACCTGCAGCTGAAGGATGCTTCGGTGCCGATCGCGGTGAACCTCGCGAAGTACGACGCGCCCGAGCAGCGCTACTGCCCGGCCGGCGTATACGAGATCGTCCGCGACGAATCGGGATCGAACCCCCGCCTGCAGATCAACGCGCAGAACTGCGTGCACTGCAAGACCTGCGACATCAAGGACCCGACGCAGAACATCAACTGGGTCGTGCCGCAGGGCGGTGAAGGACCGATCTACCAGGGGATGTAA